The Pocillopora verrucosa isolate sample1 chromosome 2, ASM3666991v2, whole genome shotgun sequence genome has a segment encoding these proteins:
- the LOC131790759 gene encoding neurexin-1b, translating to MLVRGIFFSLTYVLSSMSPSISQVAGESGGYYFLGKLKSHAEYEPWNWRANTTLQFYFKTWSKSKMMMFYQEEKTHGQHMDLFLIKGKLRLRVKMGQNMASIQKRFIEDKMDFDDSGWHEVKIELSGSEIRFFVNSTDGNVYSADPIPYTDYNPSTTSHQNIESLQVAGLAIRKGFKWNELSYPSIFKEVYGGNPFSFQGCIGNIRFNRIPNGRLEQAKLLTSPSEAENNCTGACAERPQRCANGGRCVDYIKYAECDCTGIGYQGGSCEKRSTTVYIKEKGHISYRLGIDSPLRSTERNTLDFLFLTNKATDGVFFYMGGNKDHLLVEIVNGRVRAQANVGGDTIEVQSGKSSLNDSCWHFVEVKRRRSRLTLIVDKVKTSDNSSTKKFKELNLNNHSNVIYFGGGPAKKIREKSKSKTLSFNGYLQKFRFEGMDVLENALSNTKGFSGTEVNRISSSNTNLIDAQMNCKQPDDVSGDCSSDDDDSEICATSTPTPTAKLITTEPETSVPSRDPPGGPKTQATVVAKFRNPTPRPRGVSAWVIIVIVLGAMGIVFIVVFLLYRWNHRYSGSFKPSKNEEGQIQEPGSDSTEQQSRTYNQPAFFVYKPPLKKPTADSPVSI from the exons ATGTTAGTGCGAGGTATTTTCTTCAGCCTTACCTATGTGTTGAGTTCAATGTCTCCCTCAATAAGCCAGGTAGCAGGAGAAAGCGGAGGATATTATTTCCTCGGCAAACTAAAGTCGCATGCTGAATATGAACCATGGAATTGGCGTGCCAATACCACTCTGCAATTCTATTTCAAAACTTGGAGCAAATCTAAAATGATGATGTTTTATCAAGAGGAGAAAACACACGGCCAGCACATGGATTTATTCTTGATAAAGGGGAAACTTCGACTTCGCGTTAAGATGGGACAAAACATGGCTTCTATCCAAAAGCGGTTTATTGAGGATAAAATGGATTTCGACGACTCGGGGTGGCATGAAGTTAAAATTGAGTTGTCTGGGAGCGAAATACgtttttttgttaattcaacTGACGGAAACGTATACAGCGCAGATCCAATTCCATACACAGATTATAATCCGTCTACCACTAGCCACCAAAACATCGAGTCTCTCCAAGTCGCTGGTCTTGCTATTAGAAAGGGATTTAAATGGAATGAATTGTCCTATCCAAGTATTTTCAAGGAAGTCTACGG AGGGAATCCCTTCAGCTTCCAAGGATGTATTGGCAATATCAGATTCAACCGAATTCCAAATGGTCGCTTAGAGCAAGCGAAACTTCTAACTAGTCCAAGTGAGGCGGAGAACAACTGCACTGGAGCATGCGCAGAACGGCCTCAAAGATGTGCCAATGGAGGTCGATGCGTCGATTATATCAAATACGCCGAGTGTGACTGCACAGGGATTGGGTACCAAGGAGGGAGCTGCGAAAAAC GTTCCACAACTGTGTATATCAAGGAAAAAGGACACATATCGTACAGATTGGGTATCGACAGTCCCTTACGTTCAACAGAAAGGAACACATTAGACTTTCTATTTCTAACAAATAAAGCAACCGACGGTGTTTTCTTTTACATGGGAGGGAATAAGGATCACTTGCTTGTAGAGATTGTCAATGGGAGAGTGCGGGCTCAAGCAAACGTTGGAGGAG ATACTATTGAAGTACAAAGTGGTAAAAGTTCCTTGAACGACAGCTGTTGGCATTTCGTGGAGGTCAAACGAAGAAGGTCACGATTGACACTAATTGTTGACAAAGTCAAAACGAGTGACAATTCTTCGACTAAAAAGTTCAAAGAACTGAATCTAAACAATCACTCTAATGTCATATACTTCGGTGGTGGACCAGCGAAGAAGATAcgagaaaaatcaaaatcaaaaacacTCTCATTTAACGGCTATCTACAGAAGTTTCGATTTGAAGGAATGGATGTTCTTGAAAATGCATTGTCAAACACAAAGGGTTTTTCTGGCACTGAGGTAAATCGTATATCGTCGAGTAACACAAATCTGATAGACGCGCAAATGAACTGTAAGCAGCCTGATGATGTTTCAGGCGACTGCTCCAGTGATGACGACGACTCAGAAATTTGTGCGACGTCAACACCGACACCCACCG CCAAACTGATAACCACAGAGCCTGAGACTTCGGTACCATCACGTGACCCTCCCGGTGGACCAAAGACCCAGGCAACGGTGGTTGCAAAATTTCGAAACCCAACACCGAGACCCAGAGGCGTGTCCGCTTGGGTTATCATTGTAATAGTACTCGGAGCAATGGGTATCGTCTTCATCGTGGTATTTTTACTTTACCGCTGGAATCATCGCTATTCGGGCTCATTTAAACCCAGTAAAAATGAAGAGGGACAAATTCAAGAGCCTGGGTCGGACTCAACTGAGCAGCAATCCCGGACGTACAATCAACCAGCGTTTTTCGTATACAAGCCTCCTTTGAAAAAACCTACCGCTGATAGTCCAGTGTCGATTTAG